A part of Dermacentor variabilis isolate Ectoservices chromosome 10, ASM5094787v1, whole genome shotgun sequence genomic DNA contains:
- the LOC142559937 gene encoding beta-galactosidase-like → MSGDVRAALLCVCANFLLNHVIRCSESRSLVVDHTRAIFLKDGQPFRFVAGEMHYFRVPRAYWKDRLYKIKMAGLNTVAFYIEWSGHEPEPGVHNFLDEYDLDAFLKEIKDQGLLAIARPGPYICGERDNGGFPYWLLRDQPKMIYRSMDKHFIAAVDRWFAKLLPMLVPHLYRNGGPIFAVQVENEYGHYGKCDLAYMEHLLTVMESHMGKDVVYYRTDFPFAFFYTCDKVRDILVAGNVPSSYNVATVFGVMKGANPKPAPMVVIEFYTGWMDYWGYAHNAKNKDAVLDPFKVMMTHNASVTFYMFVGGTNFGFKSAKGNTYPLTTSYDYGAPVAEGGDMRSIYYDIRNLTTNYLGHVPSGDMPQNLTKLNVGAIRLDEHISLEEVMDHFRSKEWLEQKQSVDLLTFEAMRHDYGFLIYRTTVKVYTLGTALLYLPALRDRAYVRTGGKQFVFYNHAVSFGTVKLLDTIPVKQGDNLSILVENMGRECYGVINHDMKGLTQAYLGGIVLKNWTIEAVPINKNRDISEILRIVRRQGDGSVPGFFHGTFTLKEGQNPSDTFLNPSGWIKGFAFINGFNLGRYWPPTGPQVTLYVPAPYMRPHPEENRLLLFETEGAPVNRTVMLVDKPLLDDDIAHPRP, encoded by the exons ATGTCGGGAGATGTTCGCGCGGCCCTGCTTTGCGTCTGCGCCAACTTCTTGCTCAACCACGTGATCCGATGCTCCGAAAGTCGGTCGCTTGTCGTGGACCACACGCGCGCGATATTCCTAAAAGATGGTCAGCCGTTTCGCTTCGTGGCGGGAGAAATGCACTACTTTAGGGTTCCGAGGGCATACTGGAAGGACCGACTCTACAAGATCAAGATGGCCGGCCTCAACACGGTCGCCTTCTACATCGAGTGGAGCGGACACGAGCCGGAGCCCGGAGTGCACAACTTCCTCGACGAATACGATCTCGACGCCTTCCTGAAGGAGATCAAGGACCAAGGCCTCCTGGCCATAGCCCGCCCGGGCCCGTACATCTGCGGGGAGCGGGACAACGGAGGATTCCCGTACTGGCTGCTCAGAGATCAACCCAAGATGATATATCGAAGCATGGATAAGCACTTCATAGCGGCAGTGGACCGGTGGTTTGCCAAGCTCCTGCCCATGCTGGTACCACACCTCTACCGAAACGGCGGCCCGATCTTCGCCGTGCAAGTCGAGAATGAGTATGGCCACTACGGCAAGTGCGACCTAGCCTACATGGAACACCTGCTGACCGTCATGGAGTCTCACATGGGCAAGGATGTCGTGTACTACCGTACCGATTTTCCGTTCGCGTTCTTCTACACTTGCGACAAGGTGCGCGACATACTCGTCGCCGGTAACGTCCCGTCGAGCTACAATGTGGCCACCGTGTTCGGTGTCATGAAAGGCGCAAATCCCAAGCCGGCCCCCATGGTCGTCATCGAGTTCTACACGGGTTGGATGGACTATTGGGGTTATGCGCACAACGCCAAGAACAAGGACGCCGTCCTCGACCCTTTCAAGGTTATGATGACCCACAACGCATCCGTAACCTTCTACATGTTCGTAGGTGGCACCAATTTCGGGTTCAAGTCGGCGAAAGGCAATACTTACCCCCTCACGACCAGCTACGACTACGGAGCACCAGTCGCTGAGGGCGGCGACATGAGGTCCATCTACTACGACATACGGAACCTGACGACCAACTACCTGGGACACGTGCCCAGCGGGGACATGCCCCAAAACCTGACCAAGCTCAACGTGGGCGCCATTCGCCTCGACGAACATATTTCTCTGGAAGAAGTGATGGACCACTTCCGCAGCAAGGAGTGGCTCGAACAAAAGCAGTCAGTCGACCTGTTGACGTTCGAGGCGATGAGACACGACTATGGCTTCCTGATCTATAGGACTACAGTCAAAGTCTACACCCTGGGTACAGCACTGCTTTATCTTCCAGCGCTACGCGACCGGGCTTACGTTCGCACCGGAGGCAAACAATTCGTCTTTTACAATCATGCCGTCAGTTTTGGAACTGTGAAGTTATTGGACACGATTCCTGTGAAACAAGGAGACAACCTATCCATTCTCGTGGAGAACATGGGAAGGGAGTGCTATGGCGTCATAAACCACGACATGAAG GGGCTCACCCAGGCCTACCTGGGCGGAATTGTACTTAAGAACTGGACTATTGAGGCAGTTCCCATCAACAAGAACCGAGACATCAGCGAGATCCTACGAATAgtcagaagacagggagacggaAGCGTTCCCGGTTTCTTCCACGGGACGTTCACCCTGAAAGAAGGGCAGAATCCTTCCGACACGTTCCTGAACCCGTCAGGATGGATCAAGGGCTTTGCCTTCATCAATGGTTTCAACCTGGGCCGTTATTGGCCTCCTACGGGACCACAG GTGACACTCTACGTGCCGGCCCCGTACATGAGACCGCACCCAGAAGAGAACCGGCTGCTACTATTCGAGACGGAAGGAGCGCCTGTGAACCGCACCGTCATGCTGGTCGACAAACCCTTGCTGGACGACGACATCGCGCACCCGAGGCCCTAA
- the LOC142559454 gene encoding beta-galactosidase-like, with protein sequence MPNFGCAVLIPDNSAETAMCEQCSAPRARARTRRGDVRAALLCVCANFLLNTVTQCSEGRSLVVDHTRAIFLKDGQPFRFLAGEMHYFRVPRAYWKDRLYKIKMAGLNAVAFYIEWSGHEPEPGVHNFRDEYDLDAFLMEIKEQGLLAIARPGPYICGERDNGGLPYWLLREDPNMLYRSSHASFVAAVDRWFAKLLPMLVPHLYRNGGPIFAVQVENEYGHYFLCDLGYMKHLLTVMETHMGKDVVYYRTDFPVRAYYSCDWVRDILVAGNIPSSYNVATVFGVMKHANPKPAPVVVPEFYTGWMDHWGWSHFRKRKERILDPFKVMMTHNASVTFYMFVGGTNFGFKSAKANSYPLTTSYDYGAPVAEDGDLRSIYYDIRHLATNYLGHVPSGEMPQNTTKLYVGPVQVGEHISLEEVMNHFRSKEWLRQKQSVDPLTFEAMRHDYGFLIYRTTVNLDTGGKAWLFLPKLDDRAYVRVGDKQFIFYNHMVSYGMPKLYEEIPVKKGDSLSILVENMGRECYGYTNHNVKGLTEVRLGGHALKNWTIEAVPINTNRDISEILRIIRRQGDGSVPGFFHGTFILKEGQNPADTFLDPSGWIKGFAFINGFNLGRYWPAAGPQVTLYVPAPYIRPHPEENRLLLFETEGAPTNRFVQLVDKPLLDADIYKPRP encoded by the exons ATGCCGAATTTCGGCTGCGCAGTTTTAATACCCGATAATTCAGCTGAGACGGCAATGTGTGAACAGTGCTCGGCCCCCCGCGCCAGAGCAAGGACACGTCGGGGAGATGTTCGCGCGGCCCTGCTTTGTGTATGCGCCAACTTCTTGCTCAACACCGTGACCCAATGTTCCGAAGGTCGGTCGCTTGTCGTTGACCACACGCGCGCGATATTCCTGAAAGACGGTCAGCCGTTTCGCTTCCTGGCGGGTGAAATGCACTACTTTAGGGTTCCGAGGGCATACTGGAAGGACCGACTCTACAAGATCAAGATGGCCGGCCTCAACGCGGTCGCCTTCTACATCGAGTGGAGCGGACACGAGCCGGAGCCCGGAGTGCACAACTTCCGCGACGAGTACGATCTGGACGCCTTCCTGATGGAGATCAAAGAGCAAGGTCTCCTGGCCATAGCCCGCCCGGGCCCGTACATCTGCGGGGAGCGCGACAACGGAGGACTCCCGTACTGGCTGCTCAGAGAAGACCCCAACATGCTATATCGAAGCAGCCACGCGAGCTTTGTAGCGGCAGTGGACCGCTGGTTCGCGAAGCTTCTGCCCATGCTGGTACCACACCTCTACCGAAACGGTGGCCCGATCTTCGCCGTGCAAGTCGAGAATGAGTACGGCCACTACTTCTTGTGCGACCTAGGGTACATGAAACACCTCCTGACCGTCATGGAGACTCACATGGGCAAGGACGTCGTGTACTACCGCACCGACTTCCCGGTCAGGGCTTACTACTCCTGCGACTGGGTGCGCGACATCCTCGTCGCAGGTAACATCCCGTCGAGCTACAATGTGGCCACCGTGTTCGGTGTCATGAAGCACGCGAACCCGAAGCCGGCCCCCGTGGTCGTCCCCGAGTTCTACACGGGTTGGATGGACCACTGGGGTTGGTCGCACTTCCGCAAGAGGAAGGAACGCATTCTCGACCCTTTCAAGGTCATGATGACCCACAACGCATCCGTGACCTTCTACATGTTCGTAGGTGGCACCAACTTCGGCTTCAAGTCGGCGAAAGCCAATTCTTACCCCCTCACGACCAGCTACGACTACGGAGCACCAGTCGCCGAAGACGGCGACCTGAGGTCCATCTACTACGACATACGCCATCTGGCGACCAACTACCTGGGTCACGTGCCCAGCGGCGAGATGCCCCAAAACACGACCAAGCTTTACGTGGGCCCCGTTCAGGTCGGCGAACATATTTCCCTGGAAGAAGTGATGAACCACTTCCGCAGCAAAGAGTGGCTCAGACAAAAGCAGTCAGTCGACCCGTTGACGTTCGAGGCAATGAGACACGACTATGGCTTTCTGATTTATAGGACTACAGTCAACCTGGACACCGGGGGTAAAGCGTGGCTTTTCCTGCCGAAGCTAGACGATCGGGCGTACGTTCGCGTCGGAGACAAGCAATTCATATTTTACAATCATATGGTCAGTTATGGGATGCCGAAGTTATATGAAGAGATTCCTGTGAAGAAAGGAGACAGCCTCTCCATCCTCGTGGAGAACATGGGAAGGGAGTGCTATGGCTACACTAACCACAACGTGAAG GGTCTCACCGAGGTCCGCCTGGGCGGTCATGCACTCAAGAACTGGACTATTGAGGCAGTTCCCATCAACACGAATCGAGACATCAGCGAGATCCTACGTATAatcagaagacagggagacggaAGCGTTCCCGGTTTCTTCCACGGGACGTTCATCCTGAAAGAAGGACAGAATCCTGCCGACACGTTCCTGGACCCGTCAGGATGGATCAAGGGCTTTGCCTTTATCAACGGTTTCAATCTAGGCCGCTACTGGCCTGCTGCTGGGCCACAG